The segment ACCGATGCCTACGAAGATGGGATCAAGCCACCTCCTGAAGCACAAAGCAAAAGTCCCCAGCCTGTCACGGGGATATTGAGTGACGGCAATGCCTCCCCTGGCAAAACAGAAGTGGTGCAACCCCAGAACCTTGAGGACTAATTAGTCCTCGCTAAAACCTCACGACGCTATGGATCAAGATGTAAAGCTCCCGATCAAATCGCACCTGGAAGAGCTGAGGAAACGTCTCACCATGTGCGCGATTGCAGTAGCGATCACCACTGGCGCCTCCTTTTATTTTGCAGGAGACATCATCGAGGTGCTGAAGTCGCGAGCCGATGGCATTAATCTCCAGTTCATCGAAATGACGGAGATGTTTGGAACATACTGCGTCATCGCGATTTTTATGGGAATTGCGCTGGCATTGCCTTACATCACCTATCAATTGGTGATGTTTATTCGTCCTGCTTTGACCGGAAAGGAGAGAGGGTACTTATATTTTCTACTGCCTGCGGTGTTCCTGTCGTTTGCTGCGGGTGTAGCCTTCGGTTACTTTGTTCTGATTCCCCCGGCAGCCAAGTTTCTGATC is part of the Dehalococcoidia bacterium genome and harbors:
- the tatC gene encoding twin-arginine translocase subunit TatC; translation: MDQDVKLPIKSHLEELRKRLTMCAIAVAITTGASFYFAGDIIEVLKSRADGINLQFIEMTEMFGTYCVIAIFMGIALALPYITYQLVMFIRPALTGKERGYLYFLLPAVFLSFAAGVAFGYFVLIPPAAKFLITFGSDIAEPQIRVGNFVSVMVKLLFGIGLCFETPILILFLCKIGIVSPEGLARKRKFAIVGAFILGAIITPTFDPINQSLVAVPLIALYEFGILLARIFRRREKVPKSIASDT